Genomic DNA from Candidatus Neomarinimicrobiota bacterium:
TCTTTGATCTGGATCTCAGTGCCCGTATCTGGATGAACACCCAGCGTGCGCAAGACGGCGGAGGATGTGCGCTCCCCTTTCTTCAGGATATCTAGGGCGCGCTCCAGCTCAAGCGAGAGCAGGTCTACACTTTTGGGCACTCGCCGACTGGCCTGACCGCATTTTACATAAGGACCATAGCGCCCCAGGTCTGCCAGCACCGGTTCACCCGTCTCCGGGTGCCGCCCCAGCTCCCTGGGAAGACCCAGAATAGCCACGGCTACGTCCAGATTCACATCCTCAGGCTGCATACCGGGCAGCAGCGACTTCTGCTTTCCTTTATGGGCGTCATCCCCCAGCTGCAGATAGAAACCGAAGCGTCCCTTCTTCATCAACACAGGGAGCTGCGTCTCCGGATCGATGCCCAGCTCCTTGGGATACTCACTCCCCATGCGTATAAGTTCCAATGCCCGGTCCAGAGAAAGCTCTGCCGGGGGTGTATCCAGATCGAGGTTGGTGCGCTCATCACCGTGCTCCAGATATGGCCCGTAGCGGCCAATGCGCACATAGACGGGCACTTGGTCTTCAGCTTCACCGATGCGGATAGTGCAGATCCCGCGAGTGTCAATGGGATTATGGAGCAGCTCCTTCAGACCCGGCCCGCCGTTCTGGCCGAAATAGAATTGCTGGAGATAAGGGAGAGACTCGCGCTCGCCACGGCTGATCTCGTCCAGCACATCTTCCATCCGAGCGGTGAACTGGTAGTCCACTAAGTCGGAGAAATACCGCTCCATGAGTCGTACTACGCCTACTGCCACAAAAGTGGGCACTAGAGTGCCCTTCTGCTTTACCACGTATTCCCGGCGCTGGATGGTATCCATGATGGTGGCGTACGTGCTGGGCCGGCCAATGCCCAGGGATTCCAGTTCCTTTATGAGAGTAGCCTCCGTATACCGGGCTGGGGGCTTGGTTTCATGCCTCGTGGGTTCCAGACTGGTACATGTGACTATATCGCCTTCGGCCAGAGATGGAAGGCTCGTTTCATCACCATCTTCACCGCGGACCTCCTGGTAGACAGCCAGATAGCCGGGAAACTCGACAATTTTCCCGGTGGCCTGGAAAACAGCGGCGCCATCAGTGATCTTCGCGGTAGTCTGGCACAGGCGGGCCGGAGTCATCTGGCAGGCCAGGGTGCGCCGGTAGATGAGATCATACAGGCGCCGCATATCCCGCCCCAGATTCGCCAGCTCGCCTGGATCCCTGAAGTGTGCCCCCGCCGGGCGGATGGCCTCGTGAGCCTCCTGGGCATTCTTGACCTTGGTCCTGAAGATTCTAGCCGTGGCAGGCAAATATTCAGATCCAAACTTTTCCTTGATCAATCGCCTGGCAGCACCCAGGGCCTCCCGCGAAAGACTGGTGGAGTCGGTGCGCATGTAGGTAATGTATCCACCCTCATACAATCCCTGGGCCAGCTGCATGGTACGTTTTGCGGAAAAGTGCAGCTTCCGGTAAGCCTCCTGCTGGAGAGTGCTAGTCGTGAATGGGGGCCATGGATGTGATTGGTACGGTTTCTCTTCCAGGGCGGCAACCTGCCAGGACCGGCCTTGGAGTGCCTGGGCCCGATGCTCTGCCTGAGGCTCATCCAGCAGAAGGGTATCCGGCCCAGCTTTCAGCTCACCCGTGGTGCGGTCGAAATCCTTGCTTGTCACCACGCGCCTGCCATTAAGGGAAACCAGGGTAGCGGTAAAATGGTCATCTTTGCCGGTGACAAAGTCAGCGACGATATCCCACCAGTCACAGGATTTGAAGCGCACCCGGGCGCGCTCCCGCTCAACAACCAGGCGAATTGCCGCGCTCTGTACCCTGCCAGCGGAAAGGCGGGGGGCGATTTTCCGCCACAGAATGGGGGAGATCTCATAGCCCACCAAGCGGTCCAGAATGCGGCGGGTCTCCTGGGCCTTTACTAGGTGCATGTCGATATCCCTGGGCGCCTCGAAGGCCCGGTGAATGGCCTCCCGGGTGACCTCGTGGAAGACCAAACGGTGCGTAGGGACGGTAATCCCAAGGATCTCTATAAGATGCCAGCTGATTGCCTCACCTTCACGATCCGGATCAGTGGCCAGATAGACCACTGCCGCCTCTTTAACTGCCTTCTTAAGTCGCGAGATAACTTTTTTTTTCTCTGGCGATATCTGATAAGTGACCTCGAAGTCGTGGTCGATGTCCACGCCCATCTCATGCTCGGGTAGATCGCGGATATGGCCCACGGAGGCGGCAATGCGGTATTTATCCCCCAAGACTTTCTGGAGCGTCCGCGCCTTGGAGGGCGATTCTACAATGACCAACAAGTGTTTTGTCTCAGCCATAGGACAATCTGCAAGGCGGGAATCTTGGCAAGGCAAAGAGTCAGACACAAGGGAAAGTTTAAATTGTGCGAACTTTCCTAGTATGGCATAGCAGTCTCACCTCTATACCACTAATTTTGTTCCCGTGCGGGTACTGACCATTAATTCACATCAGCCCTACGTATACGACCTCGCCAAGATCAGCGGCATCGAGCTTTTCATTATCGACCAATTGCCTGGCCGACCACAAGACAAGTGGGATCAGGGCACCCGCCCTTTGCCAGCCAACGCCAAATTGCTCAGACTGGAAGAAGCACTTAGCCAATCTCAAGACTATGATGTTTTCCTCGCCCACAACCTCACCGACATCTCCATCACCAAGACCCTGGCGATACCCAGGGTTCTCCTCATCCATTCCTCCCTCGATGGGCTACTAGCAACCCAGACTACGACCTATTCCAGGAACGATATCCACCGGATACTTCAGACCTATATACGATTGAAGCAAGTGATGCTAGTGTCCGTCTCCACTATGAAGGCCGCTTCATGGGGGATAACCAACTGTATCATCGTGCCTTTCGCTATTGATACTGACTTCTTTCAGGGCTACTATGGCGAGATTCCCAGAGGATTGCGTGTCGCCAACCAACTCATATCCAAGCGGGAGGTTCTGAATCTGGACTTCTTCACTAACTTAATAGAAGGATTCGACATCCGGCTGGTAGGAAATAACCCTAAGCTCGACAGCAAGCCTGCCAGGAGCCAGGACGAGCTACTCAAGTTCTACCAATCCTACCGCTACTACATCCACACCGCACGGGAAGGCTTCGAAGATGGTTACAACCTTTCCAGCCTGGAAGCGATGGCTACCGGCATGCCGATAGTGTGTAACCAACACCCCTCTTCCCCTATAGTAGATAGCAAAAACGGCTTCATGTCAGACGACGTTGGTTACTTGCAGGCCAAAATGCGTATGCTGGAAGGGAATCTGGACTTCGCTAAAGCGCTTGGCGTGAAAGCCAGGAGCTATGTGGTTGCTGATCACTCCTTGGCGCAATTTGAAAGGAAATGGGCGGAAATCTTTGAATTAGCGATAAAGCGGTTCAAAAACAACAATACTGCATCGTAGATCAGACATTTCCTACAACAATTCCCGGAAGTCCAACAACACCTTCCCGAAGTTCCGGCGATCCTGGATGTAAGCATGGGCCTGGGCAGCCTGGTGATAAGCAAATATCTGGTCCACAAGAGGATTGATCTGACCCTCCTTCAGCCAGGCAACCAGCTGCTCTAGAGCCGCCTCTAACGGCTCTAAGTTGTGCCACAGGCGGCCCAGATGGAATCCGTAGATACCCTGATTAGCGTTCATCATGGTTATTGGAGCGAACTTTACGGTTAATACCTCGCTTAAGAGCTTGAAAGGCGATGATAGCAGCCGGGTACGGCCGATATTATGCTGCACCCCGTACATAACCAACGTTCCCAAGGGTGCCAGGGCTTTCAGGCTGCGTCTAAAATGGGCCGGACCCTGAGCGTCCAGAACCAGATCAACGCCACGGCCAGCGGTCATATCCATCACACGAGCCACAAAGTCTTCTTTGCGATAGTCAATGCAAAGACCAACCCCTAACTGGCGCAGACGCTCATGCTTAGCCCGGGATGCTGTACCGAAGATACGGGCCCCGGTAATACCTGCCAGCTGAACCGCCGCCGTTCCTACACCCCCGCCAGCATTGTGGATCAAAATCGTCTGTCCTGGTTTAAGGTTTCCAAGATTAAACAGCATCAGGTAAGCAGTGAGGTAAGTGACCGGTAGGGCTGCTGCTGTTTCCAGCGAGATCCCCTCCGGCACGAGTCGCACCTGTATCCGAGGGACAGCTACATGACCGCTGTAGCCGCCAAATCTGGTGAGGGCAAATACCTTGTCTCCAGGCATTACATCAGTAACGCCCGGGCCTACGTCCACTATCTCACCAGCCACCTCATATCCCGGCACTGCCGGCGGCTTGGGGGCCCCGGGATATAGTCCCAAGCGGGCCATAACATCAGCGAAATTGATGCCAGCGAAGTGATTACAGATGAGAACTTCACCTGCTTTCGGCTCAGGTCGGGGCACCTCCACAACGCGGAGAACCTCAGGGCGACCATGACGAGGTATCTGAACTTGCTTTGTTACTATAGGAGACATTTTCTCGCTCACTCAATGGATACAGCCGTATCCGGCCTTGGGGATAAATATCAGGCCTAGTCCGAATAATAAATTCCGACCACTCACAGAAAATAAATTAGCACATTACACGTATTCCGGCACTAGCATCCAGCCAGATTCTGTTCAATCGGCAGTCCAGCTGCCCGCCATTGGGGGATACCTTCAGGCATACGCATGGCCTTCCGGTTAAGCCGGCGTAAAATCTTCACCGCCTCGACGGAAAGCATACAGAAGGGACCGCGTCCATAGACGACAATCTTCCGATCCATAGGTAGCGATGAGAGCATCTCTTCCAGCCTCTCAAACGGCGCGGAGACTGCTCCCGGAAGATGCCCGGCCTCGTATTCTTCCCGGGGTCGGATATCAATGAGTGTCACCTCCCCTCGGCGAAGCTGTGCTAGCAAGGTGGTACGATCGACTTGTTCTAAGGTCCCCGAATCTCCTACGAACTCCTCGGCGCCCAGGTGCAGCTCTGCCAGGTGGTTTTGCGCCAGTTGCTGCAGGGCCATCCAGAAAACACATATGTCCTTGCTGGCCAGCCGGTATGTCACGTAAAGGCCGCGTTTTTCGGTTATTAGGAGTCGTGCCGCAAGAAGGGTCCTCAGATGGTGTGATGTAGTAGCGACGGAATAGCCTATCAGGTGTGCCAAAACTTCCACCGTTCGTGGTGCCTGGCATAAAAGGTCCAGGAGTTCCAGACGGACGGGATTGGCGAGGGCTTTGGTTATGCGACTGAATTGCTCATAGATAATATTTTTCACGGGATCCATTTAAATGTGCTATTCAAATGTTATTCTATTATTATGAATATTTGAATATAATGCAATTTTTCCTGCTGGTCAATTCAAATACTGCCACGGCCTGCCGTAATATGTCCGTTATAGTAAGGGGAGTTAATTTGCAGCCTGAACTTCACCGGTGAGCAGGCTACCCAGATTTTCCAGCATCGCGATCTGGTGAATCAAATGGCCGTGCTCCGCCTCAACTAAGACATAAATACCGCCACGATTGTTAACGGCGTTCCCCAATGTACCCCGGTCGGGTGGATTGAGCTTCATGAGGGCCACATTGTAGCGCAGGGTCTTGAGAGCGCGATACAGGGCTGGGGAATTAGTGAAGAAGAAATTATCAGGGTCCTCAGCCGGACTGATAAAGACATCCCGGGTATCGTCGCCATACCATTCACCAGGCTTGAAATCGTGGATTGTGAGCTTTCCGTTGGTGTTATTGTGG
This window encodes:
- the topA gene encoding type I DNA topoisomerase produces the protein MAETKHLLVIVESPSKARTLQKVLGDKYRIAASVGHIRDLPEHEMGVDIDHDFEVTYQISPEKKKVISRLKKAVKEAAVVYLATDPDREGEAISWHLIEILGITVPTHRLVFHEVTREAIHRAFEAPRDIDMHLVKAQETRRILDRLVGYEISPILWRKIAPRLSAGRVQSAAIRLVVERERARVRFKSCDWWDIVADFVTGKDDHFTATLVSLNGRRVVTSKDFDRTTGELKAGPDTLLLDEPQAEHRAQALQGRSWQVAALEEKPYQSHPWPPFTTSTLQQEAYRKLHFSAKRTMQLAQGLYEGGYITYMRTDSTSLSREALGAARRLIKEKFGSEYLPATARIFRTKVKNAQEAHEAIRPAGAHFRDPGELANLGRDMRRLYDLIYRRTLACQMTPARLCQTTAKITDGAAVFQATGKIVEFPGYLAVYQEVRGEDGDETSLPSLAEGDIVTCTSLEPTRHETKPPARYTEATLIKELESLGIGRPSTYATIMDTIQRREYVVKQKGTLVPTFVAVGVVRLMERYFSDLVDYQFTARMEDVLDEISRGERESLPYLQQFYFGQNGGPGLKELLHNPIDTRGICTIRIGEAEDQVPVYVRIGRYGPYLEHGDERTNLDLDTPPAELSLDRALELIRMGSEYPKELGIDPETQLPVLMKKGRFGFYLQLGDDAHKGKQKSLLPGMQPEDVNLDVAVAILGLPRELGRHPETGEPVLADLGRYGPYVKCGQASRRVPKSVDLLSLELERALDILKKGERTSSAVLRTLGVHPDTGTEIQIKEGRYGLYITDGKTNVSLKKADDPDSIELTEAVERLAARVVEGPKRRRRYTRRRKKST
- a CDS encoding ArsR/SmtB family transcription factor, giving the protein MDPVKNIIYEQFSRITKALANPVRLELLDLLCQAPRTVEVLAHLIGYSVATTSHHLRTLLAARLLITEKRGLYVTYRLASKDICVFWMALQQLAQNHLAELHLGAEEFVGDSGTLEQVDRTTLLAQLRRGEVTLIDIRPREEYEAGHLPGAVSAPFERLEEMLSSLPMDRKIVVYGRGPFCMLSVEAVKILRRLNRKAMRMPEGIPQWRAAGLPIEQNLAGC
- a CDS encoding zinc-binding dehydrogenase, with the protein product MSPIVTKQVQIPRHGRPEVLRVVEVPRPEPKAGEVLICNHFAGINFADVMARLGLYPGAPKPPAVPGYEVAGEIVDVGPGVTDVMPGDKVFALTRFGGYSGHVAVPRIQVRLVPEGISLETAAALPVTYLTAYLMLFNLGNLKPGQTILIHNAGGGVGTAAVQLAGITGARIFGTASRAKHERLRQLGVGLCIDYRKEDFVARVMDMTAGRGVDLVLDAQGPAHFRRSLKALAPLGTLVMYGVQHNIGRTRLLSSPFKLLSEVLTVKFAPITMMNANQGIYGFHLGRLWHNLEPLEAALEQLVAWLKEGQINPLVDQIFAYHQAAQAHAYIQDRRNFGKVLLDFRELL